A stretch of DNA from Coccidioides posadasii str. Silveira chromosome 1, complete sequence:
aatgtattctttaaagcatagaaattagtatagttaggaaaataaacagatGGATGACctaatattacagccagagTGAGAGATTCAGGGAgtagataggaaagaattcaaaggaatgtcaacagtagatttctcagctagaaAGTCTAATATCTTGTTAGAGAtacttgtagagctcttacttcctCTTTTGGAAGATTGTATAGGCTCTCCACAATAAGACTCTTTAGTAGAAGAGTTCTTCTGATAGTGCTTTGAAGCCAGCACTTAaagctctgactgctgatatttattagtatatttaattgtttattttttcttctctgctagttgtaaagtcttcttcttcttataagcAACATGTTGTGTCTCTCTTTGTCTAGtatatttaatttttttgGTCTCTTGTTACTCTTAAGTTTTTTTACAGGCATTCTTCTGTTCAATctatctttttttaatatttctagcagcctgcttcttttgaagctcTTGTTGAAGTTTTATCTCTTGTATTTgagtaattttatcagctttttcagtctctatttTATTCAGATGCTTGTGtgtcttaagaacttttattAAAGATCAGAACTGTacttgactagaattatctttattaagtaGATCTAGAGACTTGCCTCACTTGCagcattgcttcttcattactagagttaatcttagcTACTGATTCTTATGTTTCAGCAGTTCATTAtaaagagcaaactgctcACTAGCTTGAATAATCTGTTTAATACTCTGTGAATTTAGACTGTACCAGAGATATAtactcttgatctcttgttaAAGCTGATGCATATTactagaaatagaagatttaactgaCAGTGTAGgggcttgagcagtttcaaattaGTGTAGTtaatattgagaatccagagAGTTAATTCTAGTCTTTGCAAAGttagcaagtatatttttaactgttaaagtcttcttttAAGCCATATTGAATAGTcttcagaaatctctttttgttattcaaatatagcttatttcttgatgtagtagtgcttccagcttATTAAAATATGTCTTGCCCAGTGGTTCAAAGATtccaatatcaagagattgcaaatgGTGAGTTGAATATGATGAAAGAATTATaaaaagaatctttttaCAGTCAGCATATTTGAtaaattttatatttatatagaagaAATGATCATCTAGTAAAAGCAGATATTTTTCTCAaccagcttgtttcttagtatACTGATTGAAAACCCATTTCAACTACTTCAGtctatatttattattgcttcaactatttgttgaagctgcaaagtagACCCATTCActtttattataattatctagtCATGTATTCTGGAGATCTTGTGATTTACTCtggtaaataagagctggagatagtgtaatttcttcagcagagactgagtAGAGTAATGAGAGAAATTCTTAACTACTATTCTGGATAGcagcattctttccagcttatagaacttcaatagagactaatCACTTTAAGACATGACAGGAGTCTAgaagaaatttttttttattaaagttgtagatatttgagagcttaagattatattaattaattttctgctccaactatTTTATAAGTAGTAGTCAAATAGTTAGCCAGTATTAATAACTATAATTGCAAGTAATCaaataaatcatcaaattataagtatatagaagtgcttaaagcactgataATTATCTGCTATCTGTTTATTTTGATTAATTACTTTGAGATAAATACATTTGATCTTATCATTATACTGCTTGCAAAATTAATTAATCCAGTTAATttcaatattctcttctgtcatctcttatacaatattttatagaatctgagatataatGGCAAGGCCacagctagagagcttgtttatataattcagaagctctgtcttctgtatatcagagagctttttcttatatcagaagactgctttattCTGAGTAAgttgcaagtctttatactGTTGGTGCAGGATCTCTTGattaactgagtactttcttatAATTGCAGTGTAATTTAAGATCTCTTatgattcaagatcttcaattgcaagtCTAATTGAggtgttgttgaccatgttgttgcatattgaatgttgaatgttggaggaattttggtggtggaagatttggcttgtttagtggtgtggcttgcttagtggtgaactaccttacctgctgtactctgtactctgtgCATTTCACCTAAGATATGGAATCAAGAACCACGTAACCCGCAAATTTCAGCTATGGATACATTATTCTTCCTAACAAATATTTCCTTATAATATGGTCTAGTCACACCTTATTGGCTGACAATATCCTTTTCCATATCGCCCTCAGGAACGCTCCTCATGGTGACATCCATTCGCCACCGAACATGGCATCTAGATCCCATTTCACCCGCATTCCGTCTGCCAGCAGTAGCAACGCCTCAACCACCATCGCTGATACCAATCGCCCAATCTCTTCGCGTCCAATTCCTCCCGCCGCGCCTTCCACAGTCCGACGGAACCTTTTTCACGCTCACCTCAGCCGCCGTCAGCACAATTCGTCCACCTCCACTAGCTCTCTAGGAACTTCTCGCAATCGCACCCACACCCGCACAATCTCTGGTAGCGGTGATGGGAGTGGAATGAGCAGCACCTTGGGCGGAGGGATATTAAAATCCCGCCTTATGACGGGTGTATTATCTTTAAATTGCTCTCTTCCAGACGAAGGCGATATCGTCGTGCGGGACAAGAATGGCACCTATAAAGTCGATGTGCCGATTTTACAACCCGGAAGTCTTGGTGAGGGTGCTGGCGATGAGGACGCTGATGAGGTGATGGGGGCTGTTGAAAGTGTTGGACATACTGGACTGGAGCACGACGGAGGTATAAGCTGTGCGGATAAAGAGAGTACATATTTCCCGTTTCCTGGCCTGGTTCCAGCTGGAAGATAGCAATCCTAGGCTAAATAGGGCTTACGGCTAATATATGAACTCGTTTTACAGAAATCGAGGCGAGCATCGCGGAACTAATGCGGCGTAATCGAAGCAGGCAGATGAATAGTGAACCTTCTGGTATGTAATATCCTCCTTTGCAGATATTACACACATTGAGCGCTTCATGCAGCCTCTCGAGACGAGCCACTAAGATTGAACTCTTGATTATGCTTTATACATCATGCTTTACTAACTAGCGCTGTGTAGAGGTGTATTTGCTTATCCAGCAAAGTCTCAAGAATAGAGTCGCCTTGCTAGATGAAGACAGGTGGATGTTTGAAATAGAAGGTGGAAGCCACACATAAGCACTCACGGCTGCTGCGCCTTTACGCCCCACTCTACTTTTCAGTCACATTTAATCGACAGGGTATCTCCAAGGTCGCATTCCAACCTAATCCAAATCCATCGACACTGGCGGAGCATCAACCTGCTTCGCGGCTTTGGATCGTTGCGGCGTCTTTGACCTATTTCCACCTTGAGGACCTCCGCCAAAGAACATTCCCATCATATCCATTAAAGGATTCGACTGTTTGGGTATCCTTATGCCAAAATAAACCTCCCCGATATGAGCCAGCGCCTGGTCCCATTCTCCTGCTTCCTGGATATACGTCGCATAGTGCCTTAGCAACTGCTTGAACGAGTCTGCATTTCCGCGTTGAATagccagcagcagcaaacTTGTGAAATTTAGCAGTGGTAGTGATGGATAAACGCGAACGTCATTACTCTGACTGCTCACTTCTTGGACATTGAGGGCATGGCTTGTTGGGGACGATGATAACTGGTTtctgaaaatcaaaaatgCCTTATTCGCGTTTCGAAAGCTTCCAGTCAGTAGATAAGGGAATACTGCACGAGCTGCATATATTCCTGCTGTGTGCACCGCATCGTGAGTATACCAAGTGTACTCTAGTCGTGCTAGTATCTCCGCCGAGTCGGCTGTCCCTAAAGCCAAATGTCGTTCTGCGTCATACACTTCGTTTTCTATTAACGGTATTTAGCATCCCTATCGCAGAGCTGTGGGTAAACAGCAATAAAGACTGCTGAAGCTGGGCTTCATAGGGTGTTTGACCTTCAGCATAGATAGACCCAACAGCATGATGCATCTCTGGGTCGCCTGTTTCAATATATCCAAACTTTGCACTCCACGCAATCATTTCATTTATATATCTCTTTCTCGTAGGCTCTTCGGGTGGGAACTCTTGCAGAATATCGATTAAACGCTCTATCATCCAACAGTGAGCCAAACCAGGGTCCCAAAGATCACACTTTCGTGACAAACGCTTCAAGAGGACGAGACTAACTTACGTCTTCTCTTATTGCCTACTTCATCGTCGGAAAGCTCCCACTCAGCCTTGTTATACACATCAACCACAAGCATAATCGCGAGATCACCGCCACTAGCGGAGGCACCTTGCTGAGCTCCAGCTTTTAATAGCGCGATCGCGCCCCCAGCAAGTAGTTCGGCAGCGGCATCATAGTTTGATTGTTTCAGGTATCGGGCAGCGATGACACGAAGTTGTTGGTGGGATTCATAGTATGCTCCGGCGGCGATCCTATAGAGAGCAAGTGTTAGGCAATTTAAGTTAGGAGACGCCAATGCGCAGCACGGATACGGGGAAGATCGAAAGGAGCATGAGCTAGAAACAGCATATCCGCAACATCTAACGGTGCTGAGCGTACTTCTCTTGCTGCCGAGCAATTGTCTTGTCGATCTGGGAGGTCATAATGCTGTTGGCCTAGGACGCAGAGGCGATGATCTTATTCAGTCTCCAAACAAAATAACAGCACAAAAAAGATAAGAAGATATAGTTTTTCTTTAATTTTATAACGTCTGTGGCCACAGACTGAAACCAATAAACATGCGGTCATAGATCGCTGCGGGCTGGTCTTTCATAAGGTGGCCGGATTTAGGTGGGACTGCATTTGCGGCCGCGAGTGTGATAGAGCAGAGCATTGAATATAGATTCAgaatatttttttaaaaaaaaaaaatgttaAAAAATGCATTTGCTACATGCACAGGCGCTGTGGCGGAGTGGTTAACGCGTCACACTTGAAGCTCCTGCTTTAGGATATGTGATCCCTTCGGGGGCCAAGGTTCGAATCCTTGCGGCGTcgttcttttttcccccccgcTATTTAGTAACTATTTTCCCGGTACACCGCGCCAAAATTCCCGAGCTTCCGTCTCTCTATTACAAGCTATATGAGTTCGAAGAAAAGCTACTCTtcagctttctttttctctttctcttttgtttttttcctttcttcatAAACGAATCATGAATTCTCATACTTTTGATATCCACCCTTTGCAGCGATTTGCTGGCTCGAAT
This window harbors:
- a CDS encoding uncharacterized protein (BUSCO:252314at4751~EggNog:ENOG410PJSH~COG:U~BUSCO:11641at33183) produces the protein MTSQIDKTIARQQEKIAAGAYYESHQQLRVIAARYLKQSNYDAAAELLAGGAIALLKAGAQQGASASGGDLAIMLVVDVYNKAEWELSDDEVGNKRRQRLIDILQEFPPEEPTRKRYINEMIAWSAKFGYIETGDPEMHHAVGSIYAEENEVYDAERHLALGTADSAEILARLEYTWYTHDAVHTAGIYAARAVFPYLLTGSFRNANKAFLIFRNQLSSSPTSHALNVQEVSSQSNDVRVYPSLPLLNFTSLLLLAIQRGNADSFKQLLRHYATYIQEAGEWDQALAHIGEVYFGIRIPKQSNPLMDMMGMFFGGGPQGGNRSKTPQRSKAAKQVDAPPVSMDLD
- a CDS encoding uncharacterized protein (EggNog:ENOG410Q5BB), producing the protein MASRSHFTRIPSASSSNASTTIADTNRPISSRPIPPAAPSTVRRNLFHAHLSRRQHNSSTSTSSLGTSRNRTHTRTISGSGDGSGMSSTLGGGILKSRLMTGVLSLNCSLPDEGDIVVRDKNGTYKVDVPILQPGSLGEGAGDEDADEVMGAVESVGHTGLEHDGGISCADKEKIEASIAELMRRNRSRQMNSEPSEVYLLIQQSLKNRVALLDEDRWMFEIEGGSHT
- a CDS encoding uncharacterized protein (BUSCO:252314at4751~EggNog:ENOG410PJSH~COG:U); the protein is MLVVDVYNKAEWELSDDEVGNKRRQRLIDILQEFPPEEPTRKRYINEMIAWSAKFGYIETGDPEMHHAVGSIYAEENEVYDAERHLALGTADSAEILARLEYTWYTHDAVHTAGIYAARAVFPYLLTGSFRNANKAFLIFRNQLSSSPTSHALNVQEVSSQSNDVRVYPSLPLLNFTSLLLLAIQRGNADSFKQLLRHYATYIQEAGEWDQALAHIGEVYFGIRIPKQSNPLMDMMGMFFGGGPQGGNRSKTPQRSKAAKQVDAPPVSMDLD